From Echinicola soli, a single genomic window includes:
- a CDS encoding sulfatase, whose amino-acid sequence MIDFVFKGKSLLFIVCLSFLWGVTKAPAHGQVNEKPNVLLVLVDDLGYHDLGITGSEFYETPHIDRLGKQSFRFVQGYASSRVCSPSRAGLMTGVTPAVHGITDWIGAPEGEAWRNYGRHTQLLPPVYNHSLPAHLLTLPEAMKANGYETFFAGKWHLGGAGSYPEDHGFDTNVGGYEGGSPKGGYFAPYDNPKLSQGPNGENLSIRLAKETATFIEQEHQKPFFAMLSFYAVHGPIQTTAEKWAKYRKKAEASGIADHGYAMERRLPIRQEQDNPVYGGLVETMDEAVGIVMEALEAQGLDDNTIVIFTSDHGGVASGDNFSTSNLPLRGGKGYQWEGGLRVPFFIKVPGTSGGNIKTPASNIDFLPTLMELTGGGQSGMKAVEGLSLVPAMEGKKMKSRDFYWHYPHYGNQGGDPSAIIRSGDWKLIYYWENKQSELYNLSTDPYEQQNVAASKGKMVKKLTQKLLAYLESHQANYPYPDPGYDASKEAEVLTQARTARLKRLEEERDNMLMPGWQPNADWWGSKVTRD is encoded by the coding sequence ATGATTGATTTTGTTTTTAAGGGGAAGTCACTCTTGTTTATAGTGTGCCTTTCTTTTTTGTGGGGTGTTACAAAGGCCCCTGCACATGGGCAAGTAAATGAAAAGCCCAATGTCCTATTGGTTTTGGTGGATGATCTGGGATACCATGACCTGGGAATCACGGGAAGTGAATTTTATGAAACTCCCCATATCGATCGGTTAGGGAAGCAGTCATTTCGTTTTGTGCAGGGATACGCTTCATCGCGTGTCTGTAGCCCTTCCCGGGCTGGATTGATGACAGGGGTAACACCTGCAGTTCATGGCATTACCGATTGGATAGGTGCACCGGAAGGAGAGGCTTGGAGGAATTACGGTAGGCATACACAGCTGCTGCCTCCTGTATATAACCATTCATTACCCGCGCATCTATTGACCCTTCCAGAAGCCATGAAGGCCAATGGGTATGAGACGTTTTTTGCCGGGAAGTGGCATTTAGGCGGGGCAGGTTCCTATCCTGAAGACCATGGTTTTGATACCAATGTCGGCGGTTATGAAGGGGGAAGCCCTAAGGGCGGTTACTTTGCACCCTATGATAATCCCAAGCTCAGCCAAGGCCCCAATGGTGAAAATCTCAGCATTCGCCTAGCAAAAGAAACGGCTACGTTTATAGAGCAGGAACATCAAAAGCCTTTTTTTGCCATGCTTTCTTTCTATGCTGTGCATGGACCGATACAGACGACAGCCGAAAAGTGGGCCAAATATCGCAAGAAGGCCGAGGCATCGGGTATTGCCGATCATGGTTATGCCATGGAGCGGAGGCTGCCCATTAGACAGGAACAGGATAATCCCGTTTATGGAGGTTTAGTGGAAACGATGGACGAGGCAGTGGGCATCGTGATGGAGGCATTGGAAGCACAGGGGCTAGATGATAATACCATTGTGATTTTCACGTCTGATCATGGCGGCGTGGCCTCAGGCGATAACTTTTCCACTTCCAATTTACCCCTCAGAGGGGGGAAAGGCTACCAATGGGAAGGTGGACTTCGCGTGCCCTTCTTTATTAAAGTACCTGGCACTTCGGGAGGAAATATCAAAACCCCTGCCAGTAACATCGACTTTTTACCTACTCTGATGGAATTGACAGGAGGGGGACAGTCGGGTATGAAAGCGGTGGAAGGATTAAGCCTGGTTCCTGCAATGGAAGGGAAGAAGATGAAATCGCGCGATTTCTATTGGCATTATCCACATTACGGAAACCAGGGAGGCGATCCCAGTGCTATTATCCGAAGTGGAGATTGGAAGTTGATTTATTATTGGGAAAACAAGCAGTCCGAACTGTACAATTTATCTACAGACCCTTATGAGCAGCAGAATGTGGCTGCATCAAAGGGGAAAATGGTGAAAAAACTTACCCAAAAGCTGTTGGCTTACCTGGAGAGCCATCAGGCCAATTATCCCTATCCTGATCCCGGTTATGACGCCAGTAAGGAAGCAGAAGTGCTGACGCAGGCCAGGACAGCGCGATTAAAAAGGCTGGAAGAAGAGCGGGATAACATGCTTATGCCAGGATGGCAGCCCAATGCCGATTGGTGGGGGAGTAAGGTGACCAGGGATTGA
- a CDS encoding family 20 glycosylhydrolase: MKTMKHLIGFWSLLILGLGSILPVQAQKTAPDVLPVRAFAIAAPAPDEVEQFVTFIDEELGPRNINVLILRVDYGYEYQSHPELRNGEILTKVQAKQMVAICKKHNIRIIPQINLLGHQSWHSNLGKLLEVYPEFDETPHIELPEKYEWPNQDGLYCKSYCPLHPEVHQVVFDLVDEICAVFEADAFHAGMDEVFYIGDDQCPRCGGRDKAKLFADEVWRIRNHLAKNDRTLWIWGDRLLDGKTTGLGMWEASMNNTHRAIDMIPKDVVIGDWHYERPDQTAVYFAMKGFRVLTCNWRKPEVSEKQVEDMYRFRASATKEMKPNFYGMMQTVWSGAGSFMEGFYENKPDREGGNETAWHTFRAMFDKVNELEGQNTLSNP, from the coding sequence ATGAAAACGATGAAGCATTTGATTGGATTCTGGAGTTTACTGATCCTGGGGCTGGGCAGCATATTGCCTGTACAGGCCCAGAAGACAGCTCCTGATGTTTTGCCCGTAAGGGCTTTTGCGATAGCTGCACCTGCTCCGGACGAAGTGGAACAGTTCGTGACATTTATCGATGAAGAGCTTGGGCCTAGAAATATCAATGTATTGATCCTTCGGGTGGATTATGGGTATGAATACCAAAGCCATCCGGAACTCAGGAATGGGGAAATATTGACCAAAGTTCAGGCAAAACAAATGGTGGCTATCTGCAAAAAGCACAACATCCGTATCATTCCCCAGATCAACCTGCTGGGGCACCAATCATGGCACAGCAACCTGGGCAAGCTTCTGGAAGTTTATCCGGAGTTCGACGAAACCCCTCACATCGAATTGCCAGAGAAATACGAATGGCCCAATCAGGACGGTCTCTATTGCAAAAGCTATTGTCCATTGCACCCAGAGGTACATCAGGTGGTCTTTGATCTGGTGGATGAGATCTGTGCGGTCTTCGAGGCAGACGCTTTCCATGCGGGGATGGACGAGGTGTTTTATATCGGGGATGACCAGTGTCCGCGATGTGGCGGCAGGGATAAGGCCAAGCTCTTTGCTGATGAAGTATGGAGAATCCGCAATCACTTGGCTAAAAACGATCGTACGCTTTGGATCTGGGGAGACCGCTTGCTGGATGGCAAGACCACTGGCCTGGGCATGTGGGAAGCCAGCATGAACAATACCCATCGCGCCATCGACATGATTCCCAAGGATGTGGTCATCGGAGACTGGCATTATGAAAGACCCGACCAGACGGCAGTTTACTTCGCCATGAAAGGTTTCCGTGTGCTGACCTGTAACTGGCGGAAACCTGAGGTGTCCGAGAAGCAAGTGGAGGACATGTATCGATTCAGGGCATCGGCCACTAAGGAAATGAAACCCAACTTTTATGGAATGATGCAGACAGTTTGGTCAGGAGCAGGAAGTTTTATGGAAGGGTTTTATGAAAACAAACCCGACAGGGAAGGCGGCAACGAAACCGCTTGGCATACCTTCCGGGCGATGTTTGACAAGGTGAATGAACTGGAAGGGCAAAACACACTTTCTAATCCCTAA
- a CDS encoding YtxH domain-containing protein encodes MGEGKVLLGVVAGLAAGVALGIMFAPDEGGKTRKKVQKQGEDLAHTLNGRLDKKFDELKGSISELSKKVKAQKDAVLPKES; translated from the coding sequence ATGGGTGAAGGAAAAGTATTATTGGGTGTAGTAGCCGGACTAGCAGCCGGAGTTGCATTGGGAATTATGTTTGCTCCTGATGAAGGAGGCAAAACAAGAAAGAAAGTCCAAAAACAAGGTGAGGATTTGGCGCATACCCTAAACGGAAGATTAGACAAGAAATTTGATGAGCTTAAAGGTTCTATTTCTGAATTAAGCAAGAAGGTAAAGGCACAAAAAGATGCCGTACTTCCTAAAGAGTCTTAA
- a CDS encoding sulfatase-like hydrolase/transferase, with translation MKNLLSLLIGLVLFSCQSAEKEEPKKPNILFLFADDLTYEAIHALGNETIETPNLDRLAGQGTSFTHAYNMGGWNGAICVASRAMMISGRSIWNAQDISTEWNQGDSTAIYQSWGKLMENAGYQTYMTGKWHVQAPAEVVFQTAKNIRPGMPRDFWTKVKNKKPLFEAMEQGKDIRDMRPKGYFRPLDKNDTLWDPTDRSNGGFWEGGKHWSEIIRDDAKDFLDASKGVDKPFFMYLAFNATHDPRQSPQEYLDKYPLEDMKVPDNFLLEYPFKDAIGNSVGLRDEALAPFPRTPLAVKTHLKEYYAIISHMDAQIGEILDALEASGELENTYIFFTGDHGLSVGHHGLLGKQSMFDHSIRVPLMMAGPGVPKDKRVDADVYLQDIMATALKLAEIKKPSYVDFNSLLGLAKGEHAGYYQEGIYGAYVDYQRMIRKGGYKLLVYPKISKVLLFDMKNDPQEMHDLANAPEQQERVKSLFEDLMQLQQQMGDPLDLSSIFEERF, from the coding sequence ATGAAAAACCTACTTTCCTTATTGATTGGGTTGGTATTGTTTTCCTGTCAGTCAGCTGAAAAAGAGGAACCCAAAAAACCGAATATACTTTTTCTATTTGCCGATGATTTGACCTATGAGGCCATCCATGCACTGGGCAATGAAACGATCGAGACACCAAATTTGGATAGGCTGGCAGGTCAGGGAACCTCCTTTACCCATGCCTATAACATGGGCGGATGGAATGGAGCTATCTGTGTGGCTTCCAGGGCCATGATGATTTCAGGAAGGAGTATTTGGAATGCACAGGACATCTCCACTGAGTGGAACCAAGGGGATTCCACGGCAATATATCAAAGCTGGGGAAAGCTGATGGAAAATGCTGGATACCAAACGTACATGACGGGAAAGTGGCATGTGCAGGCGCCTGCTGAGGTGGTGTTCCAAACGGCCAAAAACATCCGACCGGGAATGCCCAGGGACTTTTGGACAAAGGTGAAAAATAAAAAGCCCCTTTTTGAGGCGATGGAGCAGGGAAAAGATATCCGGGATATGCGCCCAAAAGGCTATTTCAGACCACTTGACAAAAATGATACGCTCTGGGATCCTACAGACAGGTCAAATGGAGGTTTTTGGGAAGGCGGCAAACACTGGAGCGAGATCATCAGAGATGATGCCAAAGACTTTTTGGATGCCTCCAAGGGTGTTGATAAGCCGTTTTTTATGTATTTGGCATTCAATGCCACCCATGATCCGAGACAGTCACCACAAGAATATTTGGACAAATATCCCTTGGAGGACATGAAGGTGCCCGACAACTTTCTACTTGAATACCCCTTTAAGGATGCCATTGGTAACTCGGTCGGTCTTCGGGATGAGGCCTTGGCGCCATTTCCACGGACACCATTGGCGGTAAAGACGCATTTGAAAGAATATTACGCCATCATTAGCCATATGGATGCACAGATTGGTGAAATCCTGGATGCGTTGGAAGCTTCTGGGGAATTGGAAAATACCTATATCTTTTTTACCGGTGATCATGGCTTGTCAGTGGGGCATCATGGATTATTGGGTAAGCAGAGTATGTTTGACCACAGTATACGCGTGCCACTTATGATGGCAGGTCCAGGTGTACCAAAGGACAAACGGGTGGATGCGGACGTTTATCTACAGGATATCATGGCCACGGCACTGAAGCTGGCCGAGATCAAAAAACCATCCTACGTAGACTTTAACAGCCTTTTGGGATTGGCAAAAGGTGAGCATGCTGGCTATTATCAGGAGGGGATCTATGGTGCTTATGTGGATTATCAGCGGATGATCCGAAAAGGCGGCTACAAGCTGCTGGTGTATCCTAAGATTAGCAAAGTGCTGTTGTTTGACATGAAGAATGATCCGCAGGAAATGCATGATCTGGCGAATGCACCTGAACAACAGGAACGGGTGAAAAGCCTCTTTGAGGATTTGATGCAATTGCAGCAGCAGATGGGAGATCCGCTGGACCTAAGCAGTATTTTCGAAGAACGATTTTGA
- a CDS encoding alpha-L-fucosidase translates to MKKTLILFCLMVAIGSLQAQEYEANWESLDQRPVPTWFEDAKFGIFIHWGPYSVPAWSPKGTYTEWYQYWLQSKKLFGNGDFEGDEVYQYHVNTYGKDFPYYNFGEMFTADLFDPEEWAALFEKAGAKYIVLTSKHHDGFTLWPNEQANDRGFAWNSMEVGAMRDLVGELTAAVRKTPVKMGVYYSLYEWYHPWWQNDKARFVDEHYLPQIKDLVQRYQPDILWTDGEWEMEGEQWRSEEFLAWLYNESAAKDHILVNDRWGKGLRQKHGGYYTTEYEAGKTFDKPWEECRGMGFSFGYNQNEDAQDYNSTQALILMLVDIVSNGGNLLLDIGPDARGSIPPIMQQRLLEIGEWLQVNGEAIYGTRKWTQAAQWSEGDRKINHEKGYLGGDYILKQTVDPTPGKAVKELFFTQKEGDVYAISPIYPADQLLIKGIHASASTEVTLLGYDAPLDFEQQGNDLLVKVPRLASNEMPCAHAWSFRMTDVE, encoded by the coding sequence ATGAAAAAAACATTGATCCTCTTTTGCCTGATGGTGGCGATAGGTTCGCTTCAGGCGCAGGAATACGAAGCCAACTGGGAGTCACTTGACCAGCGTCCGGTACCCACGTGGTTTGAGGATGCCAAATTCGGGATTTTCATCCATTGGGGACCATATTCGGTGCCCGCATGGTCACCAAAAGGCACGTATACCGAATGGTACCAGTATTGGCTTCAGAGTAAAAAGCTGTTTGGCAATGGGGATTTTGAGGGAGATGAGGTGTACCAATACCATGTCAACACTTATGGGAAGGATTTTCCTTATTACAATTTCGGGGAAATGTTTACCGCAGACCTTTTTGATCCAGAGGAGTGGGCGGCGCTTTTCGAAAAAGCAGGAGCCAAGTACATTGTCCTGACCTCCAAACATCATGACGGTTTCACTCTTTGGCCCAATGAGCAGGCCAATGACCGTGGGTTTGCCTGGAACAGCATGGAAGTGGGAGCAATGCGTGACCTGGTAGGGGAGCTGACCGCTGCTGTCAGGAAAACTCCCGTGAAGATGGGGGTGTATTATTCCCTGTATGAATGGTACCATCCATGGTGGCAAAATGATAAAGCGCGATTTGTCGACGAACATTATTTGCCCCAGATCAAGGACCTTGTCCAACGCTACCAGCCAGACATCCTATGGACAGATGGCGAGTGGGAAATGGAGGGTGAGCAATGGAGAAGCGAGGAATTCCTGGCCTGGCTATACAATGAATCCGCTGCCAAAGACCATATCCTCGTCAATGACCGCTGGGGCAAGGGCCTGCGCCAAAAGCACGGTGGCTACTACACCACCGAATATGAGGCCGGGAAGACCTTTGACAAGCCTTGGGAAGAATGCCGCGGCATGGGTTTTTCTTTTGGCTATAACCAAAATGAGGATGCACAGGACTATAACAGCACCCAAGCGCTGATCCTGATGCTCGTGGATATCGTGAGCAATGGCGGCAACCTCTTGCTGGACATCGGCCCGGATGCAAGGGGGAGTATCCCACCGATCATGCAGCAACGATTATTGGAAATCGGGGAATGGCTGCAGGTAAACGGCGAGGCGATTTACGGCACCAGAAAGTGGACACAAGCTGCCCAGTGGTCGGAAGGAGACCGAAAGATCAACCACGAAAAGGGCTACCTTGGAGGTGACTATATCCTCAAGCAAACGGTAGATCCCACTCCTGGCAAGGCCGTGAAAGAGCTTTTCTTCACCCAAAAGGAAGGTGATGTGTATGCCATCAGTCCCATTTATCCTGCCGATCAGCTTTTGATCAAAGGGATCCACGCTTCAGCGTCTACCGAGGTGACCTTGCTGGGATATGATGCCCCGCTTGATTTTGAGCAGCAAGGGAATGACCTCTTGGTGAAAGTGCCCCGCCTGGCCTCCAACGAAATGCCCTGCGCCCACGCCTGGAGTTTTCGAATGACCGATGTGGAGTGA